TGGCCTCCTCCGGATCACCGGAGGTGCGGACGGCCGGCTCGACGGACATGAGTGGTCTCCTCTACGCGCGGGACGGGCGGACCCGTGGTCAGCCGGTCGAGTAGTCGGAGAGGAACGCGTGCCGGTTCCCGGCGCACGATGTGATGTGGGCCACGTGCTGCCGGGTCGGTCGCCTCACGGTACGGCCGGGTCTCAGCCCTTCGCCGCCGCGCGGTAGGGGCGGAAGAAGTCGCGGAGCTCCTGCGCGTAGATCTCGGGCTCCTCGAACGCCGCGAAGTGTCCGCCCCGCGCGGGCTCGGTCAGACGCACCATGTTCGTGCTGCGCTCCAGCCACTCCCGAGGCGGGCGGACGACGTCGCCGGAGAAGAGCGAGAAGCCGGACGGCACCTCGACCCGCCGGGCGTGCTGTGCGGGCGGGATCGCGGCGTTCGCCCGGTACATGCGCATGGACGAGCCGATCGTCCCGGTCACCCAGTAGAGCGTGATGTTCGTCAGGATCTCGTCCTTCGTGAAGCTCCGCTCGATGTCGCCGTCGCAGTCGCTCCAGGCCCGGAGCTTCTCCACGATCCACGCGGCGAGCCCGGCGGGTGAGTCGCTGAGACCGAAGGCGGCGGTCTGCGGCTTCGTGCGGTGGATCGCGGCGTAGGCGCCCTCGGCCGCACCCCAGGCCTTCGTGCCGTCGATCCAGGACCGCTCCTGCGGCGAGAGCTCCGCCGGGTCGCCGGTGAAGACGGGCAGCCCGCCGTCGGTGCGGTGGACCGCGACGACCCGGTCGGGGTGGTCGAGGCCGAGGTAGCGGCTCACGTGGCTGCCGACGTCCCCGCCCGCCGCTCCGAACTTCTCGTAGCCGAGGACGGTCATGAGCTCGGCCCACAGACCCGCGACGGCGATGGAGTCGAGGGGCGGGCCGGTGGGCCGGTCGGAGTAGCCGTAGCCCGGCATGTCGGGCACGACCACGTCGAAGGCGTCCGCGGGATCGGCACCG
The DNA window shown above is from Streptomyces sp. Alt3 and carries:
- a CDS encoding epoxide hydrolase family protein codes for the protein MPDPLPRPEPFIQQTAPEVLEDLRMRLRATRWPDAPEDAGWSLGTDLDYLRELVDHWAESFDWPAQEAALGRLPRFRVPVGGLGIHFVHARAVAPTGPVLPLVLSHGWPDSFWRYSKVVPLLTDPGAHGADPADAFDVVVPDMPGYGYSDRPTGPPLDSIAVAGLWAELMTVLGYEKFGAAGGDVGSHVSRYLGLDHPDRVVAVHRTDGGLPVFTGDPAELSPQERSWIDGTKAWGAAEGAYAAIHRTKPQTAAFGLSDSPAGLAAWIVEKLRAWSDCDGDIERSFTKDEILTNITLYWVTGTIGSSMRMYRANAAIPPAQHARRVEVPSGFSLFSGDVVRPPREWLERSTNMVRLTEPARGGHFAAFEEPEIYAQELRDFFRPYRAAAKG